In Sulfuracidifex metallicus DSM 6482 = JCM 9184, a single window of DNA contains:
- a CDS encoding radical SAM protein — MIQVSSPDWVRLSFGADMVLGYSPGVFLKGALNTTINLLQYYPDGCKANCQYCGQAREVAEGPDCKTLIRVEWPLRPLNDVLKRIKERQGDPTYGIQRICVGQLAHPRASPDAIEITKRIREAGIEVQISELVTATYTFRRHMEEMKKAGANMIDVAIDGASKEVFDNVRGKPVRSMHSWDRYIKAIDEAVDVFGRMNAGIHLIIGLGETEKEAVDLMLYAHSRGAKLSLFAFYPEEMTPMEKVKPVPVSVYRRMQLSRWLIENEVVSSDAFEFDEEERLKDIHLPSDIKVEDLSPAFMTSGCPGCNRPYSNERPGGVMKNIPWYPSKQQTLRALKATKLPSLVSMVS, encoded by the coding sequence ATGATCCAAGTAAGTAGTCCTGATTGGGTTAGGTTAAGTTTCGGTGCAGACATGGTCCTAGGTTACTCTCCAGGAGTTTTTTTAAAGGGCGCACTGAACACTACAATAAACCTACTACAATATTATCCCGATGGCTGTAAGGCTAACTGTCAATACTGCGGACAAGCCAGAGAAGTGGCTGAAGGTCCAGATTGCAAGACCTTGATTAGGGTAGAGTGGCCCCTTAGACCTCTAAATGACGTATTGAAAAGAATAAAGGAGAGACAAGGAGACCCCACTTACGGGATTCAGAGGATCTGTGTGGGACAATTAGCTCATCCGAGAGCCTCTCCTGATGCAATAGAGATAACAAAGAGGATCAGGGAGGCTGGAATTGAGGTCCAAATATCCGAGCTGGTTACAGCAACGTACACATTTAGGAGGCACATGGAGGAAATGAAGAAGGCTGGAGCCAACATGATAGACGTCGCAATAGATGGAGCAAGTAAGGAAGTCTTCGATAATGTCAGAGGTAAGCCGGTCAGGAGCATGCATTCCTGGGATAGGTACATTAAGGCTATAGATGAAGCCGTGGACGTCTTCGGCAGGATGAACGCAGGAATTCACCTCATAATAGGGTTAGGAGAGACGGAGAAGGAAGCCGTAGACTTAATGTTATATGCTCACTCAAGAGGAGCTAAACTGAGCTTGTTTGCCTTCTATCCAGAGGAGATGACGCCGATGGAGAAGGTTAAGCCTGTGCCCGTCAGCGTTTACAGAAGAATGCAACTATCCAGATGGTTGATCGAGAACGAGGTAGTGAGTTCTGATGCATTTGAGTTCGATGAGGAAGAGAGGCTAAAAGACATTCACCTGCCTTCTGATATAAAGGTAGAGGATCTCTCCCCAGCATTCATGACCAGTGGTTGCCCTGGATGCAACAGACCTTACTCTAACGAGAGACCGGGAGGAGTCATGAAGAATATCCCTTGGTATCCATCTAAACAGCAGACACTAAGGGCATTAAAGGCAACCAAGTTACCCTCCTTGGTGAGCATGGTATCTTGA
- a CDS encoding histone deacetylase family protein, whose product MLGVVWDDRFLNISFSHPMIRDMSKARIRKFIELARDSLSFVEIKPEQASEEVLLEVHTREYVNKLKEVSKVEHMGFLDSGDTVHYPGIFEDVLLVVGSSLTALERSKFIDQIYVPLGGFHHALPNKAMGFCPVNDVVITVKRLLNNRERVALVDVDAHHGNGVQEMLYKEKVLKINVFAYNGSFFPGTGRLEERGEGEGKGLNYNIGLPLGSGDDIFEDTLSFLDLLEDFDPSYVLVVAGVDGMIDDNLKSLNLTSWSYYSLGRKVAKIQRNLGFNVISYGGGGYGENSYLGMVGFLAGLSGVSSSIVGLKREKTSTDKDIFDEARKRMQALKKS is encoded by the coding sequence ATGTTGGGGGTAGTCTGGGACGATAGATTCCTGAACATATCCTTTTCTCACCCAATGATAAGGGATATGAGCAAGGCTAGAATAAGGAAGTTCATAGAGTTAGCTAGGGATTCCTTATCTTTTGTGGAGATTAAGCCAGAACAAGCGTCTGAAGAAGTTCTATTGGAAGTTCACACCAGGGAATACGTTAACAAGCTTAAGGAAGTGAGCAAGGTAGAACATATGGGCTTTTTAGACTCTGGTGACACTGTTCATTATCCAGGGATTTTTGAGGACGTCCTTTTGGTAGTTGGTTCTTCTTTAACAGCGTTGGAGCGATCCAAGTTCATAGATCAGATATACGTTCCGCTGGGTGGGTTTCATCACGCTCTTCCAAACAAAGCAATGGGGTTCTGTCCAGTTAATGATGTGGTAATAACGGTGAAGAGACTTCTGAATAATAGAGAGAGGGTAGCCCTAGTTGACGTTGACGCACATCATGGAAATGGGGTTCAGGAAATGCTCTATAAAGAGAAGGTGTTAAAAATTAATGTGTTCGCTTACAATGGTTCATTCTTTCCTGGTACGGGCAGACTAGAGGAAAGGGGAGAAGGAGAAGGTAAAGGACTAAACTACAACATCGGTCTTCCGCTGGGTTCAGGTGATGACATCTTTGAAGATACGTTGTCATTTCTGGATTTGCTGGAGGATTTTGATCCTTCATATGTTTTAGTAGTCGCAGGCGTTGATGGAATGATAGACGATAACCTAAAGTCATTAAACTTAACGTCATGGTCGTATTATTCCCTTGGAAGGAAAGTAGCTAAAATTCAGCGTAATCTAGGTTTCAACGTAATCTCCTATGGAGGCGGAGGATACGGCGAGAACTCTTATCTCGGAATGGTGGGTTTCCTTGCAGGTCTCTCAGGTGTCAGTTCATCAATTGTAGGATTGAAAAGAGAAAAAACTAGTACTGACAAAGATATATTCGATGAGGCTAGGAAGAGAATGCAGGCTTTAAAGAAGAGTTAA
- a CDS encoding thioredoxin family protein — MSYDPIVEQYIKAIKPNVRVTHCKAGDILEPLTSAIEVTEKEECDKPFIEVSRKGESRNIFVYKGVPMINEFWPFLNALVRVSNNLVHLEDKEKEMASQLAGNVKLFVTPDCTKCPIAAELLYQVAILNDKVNLEIIDSSVYDDLANKFRVMSVPKIIVNDKTEVPGGFPPDIILKMILKATQK; from the coding sequence TTGAGTTACGATCCAATTGTAGAGCAATATATAAAGGCAATTAAGCCAAACGTAAGGGTAACCCACTGTAAGGCTGGTGACATACTTGAACCTTTGACTTCCGCAATAGAGGTGACGGAAAAGGAGGAATGCGATAAGCCTTTCATAGAGGTATCAAGAAAAGGAGAGAGCAGGAACATATTCGTGTACAAGGGAGTACCAATGATAAACGAGTTCTGGCCTTTCCTCAACGCACTTGTAAGAGTTTCAAATAACCTTGTCCACCTAGAGGACAAGGAAAAGGAAATGGCATCACAGCTAGCAGGAAACGTGAAGTTGTTCGTGACTCCAGACTGCACTAAGTGTCCTATCGCAGCTGAATTGTTATATCAAGTAGCTATCCTTAACGACAAGGTTAACTTGGAAATAATAGACTCAAGTGTCTATGACGATTTAGCAAATAAATTCAGAGTAATGTCTGTCCCAAAGATTATAGTCAACGATAAGACCGAGGTCCCCGGAGGATTCCCGCCAGATATCATATTGAAGATGATCTTGAAAGCGACTCAAAAGTAA
- a CDS encoding NAD(P)/FAD-dependent oxidoreductase has protein sequence MYDVLVIGAGSAGYVAASVLARQKLNVAVVEKGKFGGTCVNSGCVPSIFLFDSSFMLSRWQEIGDYKGLDVKVDFSNSTFSKRDDVVSYLSSAGRSLIENAGGHVYKGSGRIIDKGVAETDEGEKICFKKLIVASGSVPKTPPGVMSEDEAVNLEYVPKDMIVVGGGYAGVEIAQIFSRLGSSVTLITRSRIMKGFSEKAREYLLQSLEFDGVQVKEFHEVKRMSEREVYTENGTFKGEVVVSATGRTPLIPDGLKSYSINVKENGIIVRPTMMTDDPSVFAIGDVVDKPNKTAHSAMHEAIVASYNLIGRKLEVKYNCIPQVVYTDPQIGVVGSASHAVKFAEFPFNAVTRATIAGMRDGEVRIGFNEKGETVFGEVIGKNAEELINIITLAVRHKITAFELATTVFVHPSLSEGISNAAKTMFDLDIDRFK, from the coding sequence ATGTATGATGTGCTAGTGATAGGTGCTGGATCCGCCGGCTATGTTGCGGCAAGCGTGCTAGCTAGACAGAAGCTTAACGTTGCTGTGGTTGAAAAGGGAAAATTTGGAGGGACGTGCGTAAACTCAGGTTGCGTCCCAAGCATTTTTCTTTTCGATTCTTCTTTCATGTTATCAAGATGGCAGGAGATAGGAGACTATAAAGGGTTAGACGTAAAGGTAGATTTCTCGAATTCCACTTTCTCCAAGAGGGACGACGTGGTATCTTATTTGTCCTCGGCTGGAAGGTCCCTCATCGAGAACGCTGGAGGTCATGTTTACAAGGGTTCAGGAAGGATAATTGACAAAGGAGTTGCAGAAACCGACGAGGGAGAGAAGATCTGCTTTAAGAAGCTCATTGTTGCCTCTGGCTCGGTTCCTAAAACTCCTCCAGGGGTCATGAGCGAGGACGAGGCAGTTAACTTGGAGTATGTTCCCAAGGACATGATAGTAGTAGGTGGAGGTTACGCTGGAGTCGAAATAGCTCAAATATTCTCCAGGCTAGGGTCATCAGTGACATTAATTACAAGAAGCAGGATAATGAAGGGCTTTTCCGAAAAGGCTAGGGAATACTTGTTACAGTCCTTGGAGTTTGATGGTGTTCAAGTGAAAGAATTTCACGAAGTAAAGAGGATGTCTGAGAGAGAAGTCTACACGGAGAACGGAACGTTCAAAGGAGAAGTCGTAGTTTCTGCCACTGGAAGAACGCCTCTCATACCCGATGGATTGAAAAGTTACTCTATTAACGTGAAGGAAAACGGAATTATTGTGAGACCAACCATGATGACTGACGATCCGTCTGTGTTCGCAATAGGTGATGTTGTTGATAAGCCAAACAAGACCGCTCATTCTGCGATGCATGAGGCGATAGTTGCATCGTATAACCTAATTGGAAGGAAATTGGAAGTAAAGTATAACTGCATACCTCAGGTAGTATACACGGATCCCCAAATAGGTGTAGTAGGAAGTGCGAGTCATGCTGTAAAGTTTGCCGAATTTCCCTTTAATGCTGTAACTAGAGCTACTATAGCTGGAATGAGGGATGGGGAAGTTAGAATTGGTTTTAACGAAAAAGGGGAGACTGTATTTGGGGAAGTTATAGGAAAAAATGCTGAAGAGTTGATTAACATTATTACCCTTGCTGTGAGACATAAGATTACAGCATTCGAACTAGCAACTACGGTTTTCGTACATCCGTCCTTGTCTGAGGGCATATCAAATGCGGCAAAAACTATGTTTGACTTGGACATTGATAGGTTCAAGTAA
- a CDS encoding DsrE family protein, with the protein MSEEQKKKVLIVVTHGPEDLDRTYAPLFMSSIAASMEYETSVFFMIKGPKLLDKKWQESERTKGDNPFIRFFDMAKDNGVKMYVCVQSLKDMCHMNESDVVEGVELVGGSTLIDLTFDADRSLFF; encoded by the coding sequence ATGTCCGAAGAACAAAAGAAAAAAGTACTAATAGTAGTCACACATGGTCCAGAAGATCTGGATAGGACGTATGCACCGCTCTTTATGTCATCGATTGCTGCCTCAATGGAATACGAGACCAGCGTTTTCTTCATGATAAAGGGACCAAAACTTCTCGACAAGAAATGGCAGGAAAGCGAGAGAACTAAAGGAGACAATCCCTTCATAAGATTCTTTGACATGGCTAAGGACAACGGTGTCAAGATGTACGTATGCGTTCAGAGCTTAAAGGACATGTGCCACATGAACGAATCTGACGTAGTAGAAGGAGTTGAACTAGTGGGTGGATCAACACTCATCGACCTAACTTTCGACGCAGATAGATCACTTTTCTTCTGA
- a CDS encoding DsrE/DsrF/DrsH-like family protein, with the protein MTSDNKRKLSLIVFSGTIDKLMPVGILASGAAAAGYEVNVFFTFWGLNAITKKSMEGMQPIDKNYEQFGPVMMQKMKEMNFPMWTQLIEQAKEVGEVKVIACSTTMEFFGIKREDLAPFVDDVAGVATFLDRAEGGITLFI; encoded by the coding sequence ATCACGTCGGATAATAAAAGGAAACTGTCCCTCATAGTATTTTCTGGGACGATAGATAAATTGATGCCAGTTGGTATATTAGCTTCAGGTGCTGCAGCTGCAGGATACGAAGTAAACGTGTTCTTCACCTTCTGGGGTCTCAACGCAATTACTAAGAAGAGCATGGAAGGAATGCAGCCCATCGATAAGAACTACGAGCAATTCGGCCCAGTGATGATGCAGAAAATGAAGGAAATGAACTTCCCAATGTGGACTCAACTGATAGAGCAAGCAAAGGAAGTAGGAGAAGTCAAAGTCATTGCGTGCTCAACCACGATGGAATTCTTCGGAATAAAGAGGGAGGATTTGGCTCCATTCGTTGACGATGTTGCTGGCGTAGCTACCTTCTTGGATAGAGCCGAAGGTGGTATAACCCTTTTCATCTAA
- a CDS encoding sulfurtransferase TusA family protein codes for MAEIKIAKTLDAKGLYCPGPVLETAKAVKQINIGEVLEVLATDPAAKPDIEAWARRTGNQILDIKQEGGITRILVKRVK; via the coding sequence ATGGCAGAAATAAAAATAGCCAAAACTCTAGATGCAAAGGGATTGTACTGTCCTGGTCCAGTCCTTGAAACAGCAAAGGCAGTGAAGCAGATAAACATAGGAGAAGTGTTGGAAGTGCTTGCAACAGATCCAGCAGCGAAGCCTGATATTGAGGCGTGGGCTAGAAGGACTGGAAATCAGATCCTTGACATAAAGCAAGAAGGTGGCATAACTAGAATCCTCGTTAAGAGGGTTAAGTAA
- a CDS encoding 4Fe-4S dicluster domain-containing protein, whose amino-acid sequence MATKTVFPPLPDDPRYMDMAYDIQGAESEEQRNFLSNLKPEEREVAVKFWEAVKEDHRFNDYLRGCLNCGVCTSSCPAAKFYDFGPREMIQYMMRDAVDKIWEFTNKKVWACVQCFTCSMRCPFNNEIAGLIMVLREYSVRFALPSAKEILAPYRRILLTVITTGNQVTPDMIQPDTFPDWGPQAVEESKNMTVYRQAVPVDLMQRTDVGWHASLQTAVEMMTIFIESGVIEYLKGVDKDLYDMIMDIYEERKQTLEDLKEKWEKGELNEDELPDSWLDM is encoded by the coding sequence ATGGCAACAAAAACAGTTTTTCCACCTCTTCCAGACGATCCAAGATATATGGATATGGCTTATGATATTCAGGGTGCTGAATCCGAGGAGCAGAGGAATTTTCTGAGTAATCTCAAACCTGAAGAGAGGGAAGTGGCTGTAAAGTTCTGGGAGGCAGTAAAGGAAGATCACAGATTTAACGATTACTTAAGGGGATGTCTCAACTGCGGCGTCTGTACATCTTCTTGTCCTGCAGCTAAGTTCTATGACTTCGGTCCTAGGGAGATGATACAGTACATGATGAGAGATGCCGTAGATAAGATCTGGGAATTCACTAATAAGAAAGTATGGGCATGCGTACAATGTTTCACTTGCTCCATGAGGTGTCCATTCAATAACGAAATTGCAGGACTAATAATGGTTTTAAGGGAATATTCGGTTAGATTTGCTCTTCCCTCAGCTAAGGAAATCTTGGCTCCTTATAGAAGGATCTTGCTTACAGTTATAACAACTGGTAATCAGGTAACTCCTGATATGATCCAGCCAGATACCTTCCCAGACTGGGGTCCACAAGCGGTGGAAGAATCAAAAAACATGACTGTATACAGACAAGCCGTCCCAGTAGACTTAATGCAAAGGACTGATGTAGGATGGCACGCATCCCTGCAAACCGCAGTAGAGATGATGACCATCTTCATAGAGTCAGGCGTAATTGAGTACCTTAAGGGTGTAGACAAAGATCTATATGACATGATTATGGACATATATGAGGAAAGGAAACAAACCTTGGAAGACCTTAAGGAGAAGTGGGAAAAGGGAGAGCTCAACGAAGATGAGCTACCCGATAGCTGGCTAGATATGTAA
- a CDS encoding CoB--CoM heterodisulfide reductase iron-sulfur subunit B family protein, producing the protein MVNGEKLAQENVEKKMNEEIKDAFPMSDGLTWDDIYQRVIYRYGSPHNLAHIKEELYKLEDKGEIIVHHIKPYNNPMEFQSLNGLTKKIPTTKLWQHKSCGQCGHIPGYPTSVFWIMNKLEVDYLDEPHQTSCTGWNYHASGASNPVALAGVYVRNMWRAYETDYFPLIHCGTSFGHYKEVRNSIILEKEIRDKLRPIMRKMDMDIVVPEEVVHYSEWMYAMSKKAAAQRKYDVSNIKAAVHTPCHIYKLVPEDTIYDGEVWQGRRPAAPSGTVQNFGAKLVDYSTWWDCCGFGFRHILTEREFTRSFALFKKVMPAVNEGHADVFVTSDTGCVTTLDKSQWAGKAHGFDYNLPVLADAQFGAILMGADPYTIGQIHWHATDVEGFMRKIGVPVDDYKEKFIQYLQDLREGKAEPQYLYPKHRKIDFYLTLPERVSWYKKQGGQANK; encoded by the coding sequence ATGGTAAATGGTGAAAAATTGGCACAGGAGAATGTAGAAAAGAAGATGAACGAAGAGATAAAGGACGCATTTCCAATGTCTGACGGTTTAACTTGGGATGACATTTACCAGAGAGTAATCTACAGATATGGTTCTCCTCATAATCTAGCTCATATAAAGGAGGAGTTATACAAGCTAGAGGATAAGGGAGAAATAATAGTACATCATATAAAGCCTTATAATAATCCAATGGAGTTCCAGTCATTAAACGGTTTAACTAAGAAGATCCCTACTACTAAGTTATGGCAGCATAAGAGCTGTGGTCAATGTGGTCACATACCTGGATATCCAACCTCAGTGTTCTGGATAATGAACAAGTTGGAGGTTGACTATCTAGACGAGCCACATCAGACTTCTTGTACAGGCTGGAACTATCACGCTTCTGGAGCTTCTAACCCAGTAGCTTTGGCAGGAGTTTACGTAAGGAATATGTGGAGAGCTTACGAGACTGATTACTTCCCGCTCATACACTGTGGGACTTCCTTCGGTCACTACAAAGAAGTGAGGAACAGTATAATCTTAGAGAAGGAGATAAGAGACAAGTTGAGACCGATCATGAGGAAAATGGATATGGATATCGTAGTGCCAGAGGAAGTAGTACATTATTCAGAGTGGATGTACGCTATGAGCAAAAAGGCTGCAGCTCAGAGGAAATACGACGTTAGCAACATAAAGGCTGCAGTTCACACTCCATGTCACATCTATAAACTTGTTCCAGAGGACACAATTTATGACGGTGAAGTATGGCAGGGAAGGAGGCCCGCAGCACCATCGGGTACAGTACAGAACTTCGGAGCCAAGCTGGTTGACTACTCAACTTGGTGGGACTGCTGTGGATTCGGATTTAGACATATATTGACAGAGAGAGAGTTCACTAGGTCATTTGCACTGTTCAAGAAAGTGATGCCCGCAGTAAACGAAGGTCATGCAGATGTCTTCGTCACTAGCGACACAGGATGTGTAACTACATTAGACAAGAGTCAGTGGGCAGGAAAGGCTCACGGTTTCGACTATAACCTGCCCGTCTTGGCTGACGCTCAGTTCGGTGCTATTCTGATGGGTGCAGACCCATATACCATAGGGCAAATTCATTGGCATGCAACAGACGTAGAGGGATTCATGAGGAAGATAGGAGTGCCAGTTGATGACTACAAGGAGAAGTTCATACAATACTTACAAGACCTTAGGGAAGGAAAGGCGGAGCCACAGTACCTATATCCAAAGCACAGGAAGATCGATTTCTACCTGACCCTGCCGGAGAGAGTCTCCTGGTATAAGAAGCAGGGAGGTCAGGCTAATAAGTAA
- a CDS encoding CoB--CoM heterodisulfide reductase iron-sulfur subunit A family protein has translation MANEPIMVIGAGPAGLSASRELVNMGMNVVLVERESYLGGTPKKLKYSLLFPELRPAGEVIDPLIKTVQESKNVKTYMETIVDGVKQEGNGFVVSLKDKKGATKTEKVSAIVAASGFEHFDSRRKYEYGYGVVPNIYQISDIERMLSENKLVTTTGKPPKRVAILLCVGSRDATIGNTYCSRVCCAVSTKQAMEIKERVPDATVHIYYMDIRTYGLMEDKLYWKSQLEYRVGFIRGRISEFMRGPNDTVIIKGEDTMNLNRALAVPYDMVILANGMELGLGSKQVAKALGLELEDHGFIKPMDPDRMPVQSTKKGIFLAGALTGPKTISDSITEGTAAAIKAYEYATKGIWEESDFNKKAMAQVVHH, from the coding sequence GTGGCAAATGAGCCCATAATGGTAATTGGGGCAGGTCCAGCAGGTCTATCCGCATCAAGGGAACTAGTAAACATGGGAATGAACGTAGTCCTAGTTGAGAGAGAGTCTTATCTAGGAGGAACTCCAAAGAAGCTTAAGTACAGTCTTCTCTTCCCTGAGCTCAGACCAGCAGGAGAAGTAATTGATCCACTTATAAAGACGGTTCAAGAGAGTAAGAACGTTAAGACTTACATGGAGACTATTGTTGATGGCGTAAAACAGGAAGGTAACGGTTTCGTGGTTTCTCTAAAGGACAAGAAGGGAGCAACGAAGACTGAGAAGGTAAGTGCTATCGTTGCAGCTTCAGGCTTCGAACATTTCGACTCAAGAAGAAAGTACGAGTATGGCTACGGTGTTGTTCCTAATATTTATCAGATTTCAGACATTGAAAGGATGCTTTCAGAGAACAAGCTAGTGACAACTACAGGTAAGCCGCCGAAGAGGGTAGCAATTCTACTCTGTGTCGGATCAAGAGACGCTACTATAGGAAACACTTACTGTTCTAGGGTATGCTGCGCAGTATCAACTAAACAAGCAATGGAAATAAAGGAAAGGGTACCAGATGCTACAGTTCACATCTATTACATGGATATAAGGACTTACGGTCTAATGGAAGATAAGCTATACTGGAAGTCGCAATTGGAGTACAGAGTGGGCTTCATAAGAGGAAGGATATCAGAGTTCATGAGAGGTCCTAACGATACAGTCATAATTAAGGGCGAAGATACAATGAACTTGAACAGAGCTCTGGCAGTACCATACGATATGGTAATTCTAGCTAACGGAATGGAGTTAGGTCTAGGTTCAAAGCAAGTTGCTAAGGCTCTAGGATTGGAGCTAGAAGACCATGGCTTCATAAAACCAATGGATCCAGACAGAATGCCAGTTCAGTCAACAAAGAAGGGAATATTTCTAGCAGGTGCGCTAACTGGGCCCAAGACCATATCAGACTCCATAACTGAAGGAACTGCTGCAGCAATTAAAGCGTACGAATATGCCACCAAGGGTATATGGGAGGAGTCTGACTTCAACAAGAAGGCCATGGCCCAGGTGGTACACCATTAA
- a CDS encoding 4Fe-4S dicluster domain-containing protein — protein MPIPNLEKPIIKGLIEKEKVVVDGVEVDGTWNAFMIERTQTGYDPSVWDEIAGTLEGATISACWQCGTCTSGCTMREYDPNYSPRRFIDLARKGDKESLVELQNSIWRCVSCQKCTHRCPKGVLVEEVVHSIHNYLLKHGLVQTDPGTVFDELFLDVVMKNGGRISELTLGGASAKAGFVTLSLRDLISMSGALLKSGLIKDVMKPSRVKDWNKVKSVLEEAMKDEIRPEDLNVNIRYQVVPQ, from the coding sequence TTGCCAATTCCAAATCTTGAAAAACCTATAATTAAAGGTTTAATTGAAAAAGAGAAGGTAGTAGTTGACGGAGTGGAAGTAGACGGTACGTGGAACGCTTTTATGATTGAAAGAACACAGACCGGCTACGATCCCTCCGTCTGGGACGAGATAGCTGGAACCTTGGAGGGTGCGACCATAAGTGCCTGCTGGCAGTGCGGAACGTGCACCTCAGGTTGCACTATGAGGGAGTATGATCCAAACTACAGCCCAAGGAGGTTCATAGACCTAGCCAGAAAAGGAGACAAGGAGTCCCTAGTGGAACTTCAGAACTCCATCTGGAGGTGCGTCTCCTGCCAGAAGTGCACTCACAGATGTCCTAAAGGAGTTCTAGTTGAGGAAGTAGTTCACTCAATTCATAATTACTTGCTGAAGCATGGATTAGTGCAGACCGACCCAGGGACGGTTTTCGACGAACTATTCCTTGATGTGGTAATGAAGAACGGCGGAAGGATATCAGAGCTAACCCTCGGCGGAGCCTCAGCTAAGGCTGGCTTTGTAACCCTCAGCCTGCGCGACCTAATATCAATGAGCGGAGCTCTGCTAAAGTCAGGACTTATAAAGGACGTAATGAAACCAAGCAGGGTCAAGGATTGGAACAAGGTTAAGAGTGTCTTGGAGGAAGCAATGAAGGATGAAATAAGGCCAGAGGATTTAAATGTTAACATAAGATATCAGGTGGTGCCACAATGA
- a CDS encoding CoB--CoM heterodisulfide reductase iron-sulfur subunit B family protein, which yields MNSPYGKVAFYPGCSLDGLGKSYEESLKLVAKDLGLPLDKITDYNCCGALEVKNVNTMAGLLLPARNLSLAREMNADAVVSACPGCHYSLSRTQFFMTRYPKVAQKVNAYLEKMGNKAYDSKLLMVHAVEYIYNSVGVEGVKSKVKRPLNGLKVAPYYGCLYTRPKSYTLSGYMGLRDDPERPSFMDEILTALGAEVVPFEAKTMCCGGPHAYSDVEVALHLEARILKEAKRNGADLLITDCPLGHVAIETNMNKIAEKYGEDLRMPLVYFSQLVAFAFGHSPEETLLTANITNPISVLKKFM from the coding sequence ATGAACTCTCCATACGGTAAAGTGGCCTTCTATCCAGGATGTTCCCTGGACGGCCTCGGAAAGTCATACGAAGAGTCATTGAAGTTGGTTGCTAAGGACTTAGGATTGCCACTGGACAAGATAACTGATTATAACTGCTGTGGAGCCTTGGAGGTTAAAAACGTAAACACCATGGCCGGGCTTCTGCTACCAGCCAGAAATCTCTCCCTAGCAAGGGAAATGAACGCTGACGCAGTGGTTTCCGCTTGTCCAGGTTGCCATTATTCCTTATCAAGGACTCAGTTCTTCATGACTAGGTATCCTAAAGTAGCTCAGAAGGTAAACGCTTACCTTGAAAAGATGGGTAACAAAGCCTACGACAGTAAGCTTCTCATGGTACACGCGGTGGAATACATATACAACAGCGTAGGTGTGGAAGGCGTGAAGAGCAAGGTTAAGAGACCACTCAATGGATTGAAGGTAGCACCATATTATGGATGTTTGTACACCAGACCCAAGTCTTATACCCTCTCAGGTTATATGGGCCTAAGGGATGACCCAGAGAGACCTTCATTCATGGATGAGATACTTACTGCTCTCGGTGCTGAAGTCGTACCGTTTGAAGCCAAGACAATGTGCTGTGGAGGTCCTCACGCCTATTCAGACGTTGAAGTAGCCCTCCACTTAGAAGCTAGAATACTGAAGGAGGCGAAGAGGAATGGAGCAGACTTACTAATAACCGACTGCCCATTAGGTCATGTAGCAATAGAGACCAACATGAACAAGATAGCTGAGAAGTACGGAGAAGATTTGAGAATGCCTCTGGTATACTTTTCACAGTTAGTTGCCTTCGCTTTCGGACACTCTCCCGAGGAAACACTACTAACTGCAAACATAACTAATCCAATATCCGTACTGAAGAAGTTCATGTAA